Proteins encoded by one window of Streptomyces clavuligerus:
- the rpsO gene encoding 30S ribosomal protein S15, with the protein MSLDAATKKQIMAEFGTKEGDTGSPEVQVAMLSRRISDLTEHLKTHKHDHHSRRGLLILVGQRRRLLQYLAKKDIQRFRALVDRLGIRRGAAGGAK; encoded by the coding sequence GTGTCTCTCGACGCCGCCACCAAGAAGCAGATCATGGCCGAGTTCGGCACCAAGGAGGGCGACACCGGCTCCCCCGAGGTCCAGGTCGCGATGCTCTCCCGCCGCATCTCGGACCTGACCGAGCACCTCAAGACCCACAAGCACGACCACCACTCCCGCCGTGGTCTGCTGATCCTGGTCGGCCAGCGCCGCCGCCTGCTGCAGTACCTGGCCAAGAAGGACATCCAGCGCTTCCGTGCGCTGGTCGACCGCCTCGGCATCCGCCGCGGTGCGGCCGGCGGCGCCAAGTAA
- the dapB gene encoding 4-hydroxy-tetrahydrodipicolinate reductase, with protein MSKLRVAVIGAKGRIGSEAVRAVSAADDLELVAALGRGDRLETLAESGAQVVVELTHPDSVMANLEYCVGQGIHAVVGTTGWTDDRLARLGTALDAAPGTGVLIAPNFSIGAVLTMAFAQQAARWFESVEVVELHHPNKADAPSGTATRTAQLIAAARAAAGSPPQPDATVTALDGARGADVDGVPVHSVRLRGLLAHQEVLLGGEGETLTIRHDSLHHSSFMPGVLLGVRRVVHTPGLTFGLEHFLDLG; from the coding sequence ATGAGCAAGTTGCGCGTGGCGGTCATCGGCGCCAAGGGCCGTATCGGCTCCGAGGCGGTACGGGCCGTCTCGGCCGCGGACGACCTGGAACTGGTCGCCGCCCTCGGCCGGGGCGACCGGCTGGAGACGCTGGCCGAGTCCGGGGCCCAGGTCGTCGTGGAGCTGACCCACCCCGACTCGGTCATGGCCAACCTGGAGTACTGCGTGGGCCAGGGAATCCACGCCGTCGTCGGCACCACCGGCTGGACCGACGACCGCCTCGCGCGGCTGGGGACCGCACTGGACGCCGCCCCGGGCACCGGTGTGCTCATCGCTCCGAACTTCTCCATCGGCGCCGTCCTGACCATGGCCTTCGCCCAGCAGGCGGCCCGCTGGTTCGAGTCGGTCGAGGTGGTGGAGCTGCACCACCCGAACAAGGCCGACGCGCCCAGCGGCACGGCGACCCGTACCGCCCAGCTCATCGCCGCAGCCCGGGCCGCGGCGGGCAGCCCGCCCCAGCCCGACGCCACGGTCACCGCCCTGGACGGTGCCCGTGGCGCGGACGTCGACGGGGTGCCGGTGCACTCGGTACGGCTGCGCGGCCTCCTCGCCCATCAGGAGGTCCTGCTCGGCGGTGAGGGCGAGACCCTCACCATCCGCCACGACTCCCTGCACCACAGCAGCTTCATGCCCGGCGTGCTGCTGGGCGTCCGCCGTGTGGTGCACACCCCGGGCCTCACCTTCGGCCTGGAACACTTCCTCGACCTGGGCTGA
- a CDS encoding polyribonucleotide nucleotidyltransferase, with protein MENETHYAEAVIDNGSFGTRTIRFETGRLAKQAAGSAVAYLDDDTMVLSATTASKKPKDQLDFFPLTVDVEERMYAAGKIPGSFFRREGRPSEDAILTCRLIDRPLRPSFKKGLRNEIQIVETIMALNPDHLYDVVAINAASCSTQLAGLPFSGPIGGTRVALIKGQWVAFPTHTELEDAVFDMVVAGRVLEDGDVAIMMVEAEATEKTVQLVKDGAEAPTEEVVAAGLEAAKPFIKVLCKAQSDLAAKAAKPEGEFPVFLEYQDDVYEALTAAVKGELAQALTIAGKQDRETELDRVKELAAEKLLPAFEGREKEISAAYRSLTKALVRERVIKDKVRIDGRGVTDIRTLAAEVEAIPRVHGSALFERGETQILGVTTLNMLRMEQQLDTLSPVTRKRYMHNYNFPPYSVGETGRVGSPKRREIGHGALAERAIVPVLPSREEFPYAIRQVSEALGSNGSTSMGSVCASTMSLLNAGVPLKAPVAGIAMGLISQEIDGKTHYVALTDILGAEDAFGDMDFKVAGTKEFVTALQLDTKLDGIPASVLAAALKQARDARLHILDVMMEAIDTPDEMSPNAPRIITVKIPVDKIGEVIGPKGKMINQIQEDTGAEITIEDDGTIYIGAADGPAAEAARATINGIANPTMPEVGERYLGTVVKTTTFGAFVSLLPGKDGLLHISQIRKLAGGKRVENVEDVLGVGAKVQVEIAEIDSRGKLSLIPVVEGEDADADKKDDTDK; from the coding sequence GTGGAGAACGAGACCCACTACGCCGAGGCCGTCATTGACAACGGCTCCTTCGGCACCCGCACCATCCGCTTCGAGACGGGCCGCCTCGCCAAGCAGGCCGCCGGTTCCGCCGTGGCCTACCTGGACGACGACACCATGGTGCTGTCGGCCACCACCGCCTCCAAGAAGCCCAAGGACCAGCTGGACTTCTTCCCCCTCACGGTCGACGTCGAGGAGCGGATGTACGCCGCCGGGAAGATCCCCGGCTCCTTCTTCCGCCGTGAGGGCCGTCCCTCCGAGGACGCCATCCTCACCTGCCGGCTGATCGACCGGCCGCTGCGCCCCTCGTTCAAGAAGGGCCTGCGCAACGAGATCCAGATCGTCGAGACGATCATGGCGCTCAACCCCGACCACCTGTACGACGTGGTCGCCATCAACGCCGCCTCCTGCTCCACCCAGCTCGCGGGCCTGCCCTTCTCCGGCCCGATCGGCGGCACCCGGGTGGCCCTGATCAAGGGCCAGTGGGTCGCCTTCCCGACCCACACCGAGCTGGAGGACGCCGTCTTCGACATGGTCGTCGCCGGCCGTGTCCTGGAGGACGGCGACGTCGCGATCATGATGGTCGAGGCGGAGGCCACCGAGAAGACCGTCCAGCTGGTCAAGGACGGCGCCGAGGCCCCCACCGAGGAGGTCGTCGCCGCCGGTCTGGAAGCCGCGAAGCCCTTCATCAAGGTGCTCTGCAAGGCCCAGTCCGACCTCGCCGCCAAGGCCGCCAAGCCCGAGGGCGAGTTCCCGGTCTTCCTGGAGTACCAGGACGACGTGTACGAGGCCCTGACCGCCGCCGTCAAGGGCGAGCTGGCGCAGGCCCTCACCATCGCGGGCAAGCAGGACCGCGAGACCGAGCTGGACCGCGTCAAGGAGCTGGCCGCCGAGAAGCTGCTCCCGGCCTTCGAGGGCCGCGAGAAGGAGATCTCCGCCGCCTACCGCTCGCTGACCAAGGCCCTGGTGCGCGAGCGCGTCATCAAGGACAAGGTCCGCATCGACGGCCGCGGCGTCACGGACATCCGTACGCTGGCCGCCGAGGTCGAGGCGATCCCGCGGGTGCACGGCTCCGCGCTGTTCGAGCGTGGCGAGACCCAGATCCTGGGCGTCACCACCCTCAACATGCTCCGCATGGAGCAGCAGCTCGACACCCTCTCCCCGGTGACGCGCAAGCGCTACATGCACAACTACAACTTCCCGCCGTACTCCGTCGGTGAGACGGGCCGCGTCGGCTCCCCCAAGCGCCGTGAGATCGGCCACGGCGCCCTCGCCGAGCGCGCCATCGTGCCGGTGCTGCCGTCGCGCGAGGAGTTCCCCTACGCGATCCGCCAGGTCTCCGAGGCGCTGGGCTCCAACGGCTCCACCTCCATGGGCTCGGTCTGCGCCTCCACCATGTCGCTGCTGAACGCCGGTGTGCCGCTGAAGGCCCCCGTCGCCGGTATCGCCATGGGGCTGATCTCCCAGGAGATCGACGGCAAGACGCACTACGTCGCCCTCACCGACATCCTCGGTGCGGAGGACGCCTTCGGCGACATGGACTTCAAGGTCGCCGGTACCAAGGAGTTCGTGACCGCCCTCCAGCTCGACACCAAGCTGGACGGCATCCCGGCCTCCGTCCTGGCCGCGGCCCTCAAGCAGGCCCGCGACGCCCGCCTCCACATCCTCGACGTGATGATGGAAGCGATCGATACGCCGGACGAGATGTCCCCGAACGCCCCGCGGATCATCACCGTCAAGATCCCCGTGGACAAGATCGGTGAGGTCATCGGCCCCAAGGGCAAGATGATCAACCAGATCCAGGAGGACACCGGCGCCGAGATCACGATCGAGGACGACGGCACGATCTACATCGGTGCCGCCGACGGACCGGCCGCCGAGGCCGCCCGCGCCACGATCAACGGCATCGCCAACCCGACGATGCCGGAGGTCGGCGAGCGCTACCTGGGCACGGTCGTCAAGACCACCACGTTCGGCGCGTTCGTCTCCCTGCTCCCGGGCAAGGACGGTCTGCTGCACATCTCGCAGATCCGCAAGCTGGCCGGTGGCAAGCGGGTGGAGAACGTCGAGGACGTGCTCGGTGTGGGCGCCAAGGTCCAGGTCGAGATCGCCGAGATCGACTCCCGCGGCAAGCTCTCCCTGATCCCCGTGGTCGAGGGCGAGGACGCCGATGCCGACAAGAAGGACGACACCGACAAGTGA
- a CDS encoding M16 family metallopeptidase, translating into MTSRSSRATARASSQARAVARTQTLLKGEDGIGTVRRTTLPGGLRVVTETLPSVRSATFGIWAHVGSRDETPSLNGATHYLEHLLFKGTERRSALDISSAIDAVGGEMNAFTAKEYTCYYARVLDTDLPLAIDVVCDMLTGSLILQEDVDAERGVILEEIAMTEDDPGDCVHDLFAHTMFGDTPLGRPVLGTVDTVNALTADRVRRFYRKHYDPTHLVVAAAGNVDHATVVRQVRRAFERAGALDRVDAVPLAPRDGQRAVRTAGRVELIDRRTEQAHVVLGMPGLARTDDRRWALGVLNTALGGGMSSRLFQEVREKRGLAYSVYSYTSGFADCGLFGVYAGCRPSQVHDVLKICRDELDRVASHGLDDDEIGRAIGQLSGSTVLGLEDTGALMNRIGKSELCWGAQMSVDDMLTRIAAVTPDEVREVAAEVLGRRPSLAVIGPLKDRQAERLHETVS; encoded by the coding sequence GTGACGTCGCGTAGTTCCCGTGCGACGGCCCGCGCCTCTTCCCAGGCGCGGGCCGTCGCCCGTACCCAAACCCTTCTCAAGGGCGAGGACGGCATCGGTACCGTCCGCCGCACCACCCTCCCCGGTGGGCTGCGGGTGGTCACCGAGACCCTGCCGTCCGTACGCTCCGCCACCTTCGGCATCTGGGCCCACGTCGGCTCCCGGGACGAGACGCCGTCCCTCAACGGCGCCACGCACTATCTGGAGCACCTCCTCTTCAAGGGCACCGAGCGCCGCTCGGCCCTCGACATCTCCTCCGCGATCGACGCGGTCGGCGGGGAGATGAACGCCTTCACGGCGAAGGAGTACACGTGCTACTACGCCCGGGTGCTCGACACCGATCTGCCGCTGGCGATCGACGTGGTCTGCGACATGCTCACCGGTTCGCTGATCCTCCAGGAGGACGTGGACGCCGAGCGCGGGGTGATCCTCGAAGAGATCGCCATGACCGAGGACGACCCCGGTGACTGTGTGCACGACCTGTTCGCGCACACCATGTTCGGCGACACCCCGCTGGGCCGGCCGGTCCTCGGCACCGTCGACACGGTCAACGCCCTCACCGCCGATCGCGTCCGCCGCTTCTACCGCAAGCACTACGACCCGACCCATCTGGTCGTGGCCGCGGCGGGCAACGTGGACCACGCGACCGTCGTCCGCCAGGTCCGCCGCGCCTTCGAGCGGGCCGGTGCCCTCGACCGCGTCGACGCCGTCCCGCTGGCGCCCCGCGACGGGCAGCGCGCCGTGCGCACCGCGGGCCGGGTCGAGCTGATCGACCGCAGGACCGAGCAGGCCCATGTGGTCCTCGGCATGCCGGGCCTCGCCCGCACCGACGACCGCCGCTGGGCGCTCGGCGTGCTGAACACCGCGCTCGGCGGGGGCATGTCCTCCCGGCTCTTCCAGGAGGTCCGCGAGAAGCGCGGGCTGGCCTACAGCGTGTACTCGTACACCTCGGGCTTCGCCGACTGCGGACTCTTCGGCGTCTACGCGGGCTGCCGTCCCAGCCAGGTCCACGATGTGCTCAAGATCTGCCGGGACGAACTGGACCGCGTCGCCTCCCACGGTCTCGACGACGACGAGATCGGCCGCGCCATCGGACAGCTCTCGGGCTCCACGGTGCTCGGCCTGGAGGACACCGGCGCGCTGATGAACCGTATCGGCAAGAGCGAGCTGTGCTGGGGCGCGCAGATGTCCGTGGACGACATGCTGACCCGGATAGCGGCCGTCACCCCCGACGAGGTACGGGAGGTCGCGGCGGAAGTCCTCGGCCGCCGACCCTCGCTCGCGGTGATCGGCCCGCTCAAGGACCGCCAGGCGGAACGGCTGCACGAGACGGTCTCCTGA